In the genome of Ziziphus jujuba cultivar Dongzao chromosome 10, ASM3175591v1, the window atgaattttctatttctgTTTAACAACATAAAGCTTTAGTTTTCAAGGTTCTATTAACTGTTTTATGTTAATAAATTCAGGGGTGGCTAGAGGATGTGGTTGGCAGCATATAGGGGCTTATATCAATCTCAGCGCGTTTTATCTTTGTGGGATACCAGTTGCTGCCATTTTGGGTTTCTGGTTTCAGCTTAGAGGAGAGGGTCTCTGGATTGGAATTCAACTTGGTTCTTTTATGCAAACTGTTCTGCTTTCTCTTGTAACTATTAGTACAGACTGGGAGAAAcaggtatacatatatattccatATCTATTAGTACAGACTGGGAGAAACAatgagaagagaaagaagaaggcaaactcacagattcaagaagaagaacacaGAGCTTGATCTGGGCAGAGGCACGCGAGAGACACCACCAACGCCTTCGATGAGCTCCGGACAGAAATTTGACCCAGGGGGAAGGACGGGTTAGCTTAATCCCCCTCTCGGGGGATTATTTCACTGTAGCGGCTAACTTATCTGCTCCTTCATTTGTTCCTTCCAAACACCGGATTGGGACACAATCCTGTCCAATCCGGTGAAACAAACACGCCCCTAATTGACTAGACCTTTGTCCAGACATTCCTTTGTGTTTCTTTTCCAAGGTAAATATCTTCCTTAAGTATCAAAGGTCTATGGCCCCTACATTCTAAACAAAATTCTTTGAGAAAAAGTGTTTTATCCACCAATTTCTACCTCTAAATTTTTCGGATTCATCAATGATCTCATTCAGATCACTAATAACAAGCCAAGGAAAATTACAATATGAAACTGGCCTTAGAAATCTGTTTTCTCCTTTCAATATGGAGTGCCATGACAACTAAACAACTGCTATATCTCCTCTTTGTTATCCTTTTTAAATACTCCACTAATAATATGGTCTGTGGTCTAGTGATTTCTAAATTGATCTCTTTTTTCCACATTAACTCCaatcccccagccaagcctttAGCTTctactatttcaaaattattaaagtCCAGTAGCATATAAACTTTTGTCATTTTTGTCCTTAAGGCCTTAGTTTCCATTAGCAGGAGACAGTGAGAGTTATGTCTCTTAACCAAGCTTTGTAAAACATTTAGGTTATCACTACCTCCTATTCCCCTGCAATTCCAAGAAATCAATTTCAATGGCTAGGGGGGCATAATTCTACCCACCTCCTCAACCAATTGAAAATCTTTATGAGAGGTTGATGCTTGCCCTTTCTCAATAGACCTTTTGATCTTCTCTACTTCCTATGATCTCTTCCTGGCTTCTTTCTTCCAATTCCTTATTCTCGTATTTCTTCCTTCACTTCTACCTAGTTTAAAAGTTCTTTCTTAAAATTTCCCAAAATCTATTTGGAATCTCAAAGTTCTTGGGGATCCTCCTCCTGTCTCCTATGAATTGTCACAAAAATGAAGGAAGTTCTTTAAAATCTATCTACCAATcaatacatattatttattattattatttttaaatttttgagatTGTGAGGTGGGAGAACCTTTGCCATAAAAATAATGgctttaataaaaagaaaatagataaattcATCAATCTCTTTGTCAAtcataaattgattatttttatttcgttAAGTAACACCATTCCAAAATTAATTGACAATTAATGAAGTAGCCATTTAGACTTTATagtaaatttctttaaaaaataaaaataaataaaaaattgtatggtggattttttttttgagtttcttAGCTGTGAGGGATTTTGTTCCAATAATAtctattcttaattttttttaagattcgAGAGCCTCATTGATTCTTctccttgttctttttttcttgggcATCCCACTTGGATTAGTTCCTTTCATATATATGCGCCGAAAATTATCGGAGCAAGATCTCATTATAGAAATTATTAAAAGTCATAGTAAACTCCCATtaataaaaagagaaatttttttgtaCACAATGTGTACCAAGGTGGAATCCAGGATGGTGCACATGACCAATAAAAAAATgccatattatattattatatcttaatcattttaaaaaatctacatAAGCTTCCTTCATATAATTAACGTCATTTACTTTCtattaccttttttattttatttctttttctcctcTTCCTCCTTCATTTCGCTTCGGTTCATCATTTGTTCCAAAAAACCAAAGATTTCCATTCACCCACCATTTTAGATCATCTTATCTGAATTTCTCTCTTGACATCCTCAACTTCCTTGTTCGTCACAAGCTTCCTTCTTTCGCTGTATAAAAATAGGTGATCCCAAATTGGCCCCTTCCCAGTTCTTTATTGAGGGTGTAAATAGAGGACAGCTTGGTGTAAATAGAGGACAGCTTGATGTCTGTTTGTATAAGCAGTAGTCTTCTTGGCAGAGCTAATTCAATAGATATGGAGCGGAGGTCTATTAGCCCAAAGATAGAGGGCAAGAAGTGTTGTATTTGAGGAGTATAAATagtatttagatttttttaaccgtggcaaaattataaattttgagaagggtggacttttttttttttttaatccctttTTGGAGAAGAGGGAACTCTCTATTTGAGCCTTGATGGTCTTGGCATCGATGGGGTTAGATTGAACGATTCTTGGGTTCTCTTGGTTAAATCTTGGAATCGATGAGATGGTGAATCAGAGAGGATAAGATTGGGATGTCTTGAAATTTGGACTATTTGGAGAAACAAAGTCCCATTTGGAAGAGATGGGCTAGCTTgtcaaagtcaaaaaaaaaaaaaaaaaaaaaaaaaaaaaaaaaaagcgagcGATTGAGagcaagagagaaagagattggAATATCAATGAGAAAGGGCAGaatttgaaaaccctaagtagAAGACATTAAAATGTTGCCTAGAATGATCTTGAGATACTACTAACAATTGGTGTGGACGATAAAAGATCAAATATGGAGGGAATAACATGAAGATCTAAGAACAGAGGATTCTATGTGAAACATAAATggaagaggagaaaaaaaataacaaaaaaggcCGCTGAgtgaaacataaataaaagaggagaaaaataaataaataaataaaagaaataactgAGAGTAAATAgcgtttataatataaaaaaagttgatatagactttttaaaatgattaggaTATGATAGTATATACagcatatttttattggttatgtaTGCCAACGTGAATTCTACCCTGGTACACATTGTACCGACAAATTTCTctaataaaagataaagaaaagtcATATATAAAGATAGTAAAATAATTAGAGTCAAAATAATAGCAatacaattaatttatatacCAATATGATTAATTTATTGACTCTTCTAAATCTTGTTTGCACAAAGCAAGTTGTGAGTTGAAATTAAAGTTTTTGgctttttgttttatctttttgcaAGTGAAATTAAAGGTTAAAggatttaaaaagataaataaattagaaatctaactattttattttggccaaataCTTTGTTTTAATTAGTAGATTTAATGACTGATGAGTATAAATCAAATACGATTAAGTGGTATTTATTTCATCAGATTCAGATGGAGGGCTTGGCAtatcaatcaaaaaaaaaaaaaaaacaaaggcctAATTACGTCCCTTCACGCACTGTTTAACAGCAAGGctattgtctttttctttttttaatgaaaggtagaactcttttttttttttttttaaataatgattcCAGATTTAAATCTTTTGACCTCCccgtataataaaaaaaaaaatttaatatatattaactgTAGCTTCCTTCTAGTTAATAGAGAGaaggaatagaaaaaaaaaaaaaaaaaaaaaaaaaaaaaaggggtaaagtACGAGACTACTAGTATGGCATGGAAACTTTGTGATAAATGGGGGGAAAAAAGTTCCATTATTCAtagataattataaattaaagtaGTCATtcataggaaaataaaatataactaattatagataaattaatttatcaatcatTACGATTATTGTttggcagttttttttttctttttttttttttgggtaataattgtATGGCAGATTTGTGTGTGCATGTATTatgtgatatatatttattgagaAAGGCttttataacattttattttttatgtcaatattttataacattatatttgatttaattatttagactataaatattaatgatgatttttgaaaaaaaaatcattattaatattaatttacagaaaaaatattaaaaaaatcatcatcaatactcACAAATTAGAAACTGTCCACgttatatctttatatatatatatatatatatatataatttaataccgtacccttatatatataatttaaaatctggATATCTTCTAATAACGAAGAAAAAGGGATCGGCAATTCAATCAGCCCTATAACATTTCGTTTTAAGTTTCACGGAAAAATCTACAATACTTGTGGACGTCTCTCAAGCTTCATacagttttcattttttctttggaaaattTCTTCTCACATCAGGAATACGTACGGCGTCATCTTCATTTCTTTCTCGTCGGTACTCTTCAATTGGCAAACCGCACTTGTTTCCACTAACTATTTTGGAAACTGGCATTAGGTACAtatcatatatttaatttttaaatgtacCCAAAACatgaaataattataataataatgataaaaggaAGCGTTTAACCATAAAAGGAAGCATGCAACAAGatccaattaattaatagtagTTACATCATGGCTActttttattaaacaaaaagtATTTAAGATTACAAACATTTATATGGTGATGACCTTTCGGATTCCGAATAGATACGACAGCTTATGTAAGCTAATGCAAAGTGGTATTTAGACTTATAGCATATTTTATTACTAAAGGATGACCATATTAGGTGAATCTAAATCACTACCGTCAATgtatgtttaaatttaaatttttaaaacaatttaacagttgataaaagaaaatacatataaatttcacaaatatttttgacaaatcatccaaaatatttaacatgtttaatttaataacgaattaatgtttttttttaattaaatagttatTAGATGTTGTTGAATTAACTTCATTAATGATTAGAATGATTCGCCAAATCTAACTAATACATGGAATATTTCTCATATTTGTCTATTATGATACTCTTTGATCATTATTTTTCACTAGACTGACAGGAAagataaatagtaataaataaataaataaacacacgTTTGCTGAAAT includes:
- the LOC132799753 gene encoding protein DETOXIFICATION 13-like, coding for MFLAVAETSIVSTTLFFTRRIFGYTFSNEKEVVDYVTKMAPLVCLNAIFDSLQGVLSGVARGCGWQHIGAYINLSAFYLCGIPVAAILGFWFQLRGEGLWIGIQLGSFMQTVLLSLVTISTDWEKQVYIYIPYLLVQTGRNNEKRKKKANSQIQEEEHRA